In a single window of the Chiloscyllium punctatum isolate Juve2018m chromosome 25, sChiPun1.3, whole genome shotgun sequence genome:
- the hdx gene encoding highly divergent homeobox isoform X2 has product MNLRSIFTEEQQRVLQRYYDSGMTNQSKNCFGLIIQCARETGLDFNVVRTWIGNKRRKLNSTKYSLEDPPSTQGPASNSTMGKSETPVKNTSLASPSQSQQTVLTSPCRNVMVTGVFTSTHSASGQVLSQQKDGHRCDIPKGLVHRPIGRTITEMELQQHGTSQRQSVSKNSAISICDKITPGSRSLNVHSPTSTVYSCSTKNYSPAYIQTEVNRVQSAATKSVGGWPKQQFNSTIAELSQCPRKLTCDPSFSRSTSSCSSDSKVNRSTGDSAVSSLQIRDVYSLAGSEQCPKNRGDHSFRNLRQMESGCFSIAMETGDVDEYAREEELASMSSELKNHPRVSEANTPKEMECSNTSLAIQARNMSTGSSQVSARDISGSVFYHSGEFRAPGAKLTLYSNAASSEDSFNLRLPSSSNQRLTPNQSNYQVSGSVLLPCITGSSRKRTTWIGNRRRKYRQLGIELPPARGGPADFSKLPESSSPSLLAIKAETSKVPENSEDNEKSKEDVNFSEGAPSESEQREDEDEEVEEEDDAAEENGDGESVSDGSCSIPTLEKVKLEVLDDDAVEMSSCDRVTPDGEQLQKQLTLRNDKIKYLENELEKQKQKYLHLQNFTTSLVLAVKTNDTEQQQMLLTNLPPDTECNLDSPGNREQS; this is encoded by the exons ATGAATCTGCGTTCTATATTCACAGAGGAACAGCAACGAGTATTACAGCGTTATTATGACAGTGGAATGACAAATCAAAGTAAAAATTGCTTTGGATTAATAATACAGTGTGCACGTGAAACGGGGTTAGATTTTAATGTAGTCAGG ACTTGGATTGGCAATAAAAGAAGGAAATTGAATTCTACAAAATACAGTTTAGAAGATCCACCCTCCACACAAGGACCAGCAAGTAACAGTACAATGGGAAAGTCTGAGACACCAGTGAAAAATACGAGCCTTGCCTCTCCATCCCAGAGCCAGCAAACTGTTTTAACATCGCCATGTAGAAATGTAATGGTAACTGGTGTGTTTACTTCTACGCATTCTGCTAGTGGGCAAGTATTATCTCAACAAAAGGATGGCCACAGGTGTGACATTCCTAAGGGTCTTGTGCATAGACCAATAGGGAGAACTATAACTGAAATGGAATTGCAACAGCATGGCACAAGTCAAAGGCAGTCTGTTTCTAAAAACTCTGCAATTTCAATTTGTGACAAAATTACTCCTGGATCTAGATCATTAAATGTTCATAGCCCCACCAGCACTGTATATTCTTGCAGTACAAAAAACTACAGTCCTGCTTATATTCAGACTGAAGTAAATAGAGTACAATCAGCAGCAACTAAATCAGTTGGTGGGTGGCCAAAACAACAGTTTAATTCAACCATTGCAGAACTATCTCAGTGCCCACGGAAGCTCACTTGTGACCCCTCTTTCTCAAGAAGTACATCCAGTTGTTCATCTGATTCCAAGGTTAACCGAAGCACAGGAGACTCTGCTGTCAGCTCTCTCCAGATCCGTGATGTATACTCATTGGCAGGCAGTGAACAGTGCCCAAAGAACAGGGGGGATCATTCGTTTAGGAACTTGCGTCAGATGGAAAGTGGATGCTTTTCCATTGCCATGGAAACTGGAGATGTTGATGAGTATGCAAGGGAAGAGGAGCTTGCATCAATGAGTTCAGAGCTGAAGAATCATCCAAGAGTTTCTGAAGCCAATACCCCAAAAGAAATGGAGTGCTCAAATACTTCTCTGGCAATACAAGCAAGGAACATGAGCACTGGTTCGTCACAGGTCAGTGCACGTGATATATCTGGAAGTGTGTTCTATCATAGTGGAGAATTCCGAGCACCTGGAGCAAAACTGACCTTGTATAGTAATGCTGCTTCATCAGAGGATTCATTTAACCTCCGCCTTCCATCATCTAGCAACCAAAGGTTAACTCCAAACCAGAGCAACTATCAG GTGTCTGGCTCCGTTCTGTTGCCTTGTATAACCGGAAGCTCAAGGAAAAGAACA ACATGGATAGGAAATCGGAGAAGGAAATACCGCCAGTTAGGAATTGAGCTACCTCCTGCTCGTGGTGGACCAGCAGACTTTTCCAAGCTACCTGAATCTAGTTCACCCTCGTTGCTTGCAATCAAAGCTGAAACCTCTAAAGTTCCTGAAAATTCAGAGGATAATGAGAAGAGCAAAGAAGATGTTAATTTCTCTGAAG GTGCCCCAAGTGAATCAGAGCAACGAGAGGATGAGGACGAAGAAGTCGAAGAGGAGGACGATGCAGCAGAAGAGAATGGGGATGGAGAAAGTGTTAGCGATGGatcatgcagtattccaacattAGAAAAAgtg AAATTAGAAGTACTTGATGACGATGCAGTTGAAATGAGCAGTTGTGACCGTGTAACACCTGATGGTGAGCAGCTCCAGAAACAACTAACTCTTAGG
- the hdx gene encoding highly divergent homeobox isoform X1, with the protein MNLRSIFTEEQQRVLQRYYDSGMTNQSKNCFGLIIQCARETGLDFNVVRTWIGNKRRKLNSTKYSLEDPPSTQGPASNSTMGKSETPVKNTSLASPSQSQQTVLTSPCRNVMVTGVFTSTHSASGQVLSQQKDGHRCDIPKGLVHRPIGRTITEMELQQHGTSQRQSVSKNSAISICDKITPGSRSLNVHSPTSTVYSCSTKNYSPAYIQTEVNRVQSAATKSVGGWPKQQFNSTIAELSQCPRKLTCDPSFSRSTSSCSSDSKVNRSTGDSAVSSLQIRDVYSLAGSEQCPKNRGDHSFRNLRQMESGCFSIAMETGDVDEYAREEELASMSSELKNHPRVSEANTPKEMECSNTSLAIQARNMSTGSSQVSARDISGSVFYHSGEFRAPGAKLTLYSNAASSEDSFNLRLPSSSNQRLTPNQSNYQVSGSVLLPCITGSSRKRTLQDRTQFSESDLAVLKKYWDVGMTSLGSICREKIEAVAMESNVDCEIVKTWIGNRRRKYRQLGIELPPARGGPADFSKLPESSSPSLLAIKAETSKVPENSEDNEKSKEDVNFSEGAPSESEQREDEDEEVEEEDDAAEENGDGESVSDGSCSIPTLEKVKLEVLDDDAVEMSSCDRVTPDGEQLQKQLTLRNDKIKYLENELEKQKQKYLHLQNFTTSLVLAVKTNDTEQQQMLLTNLPPDTECNLDSPGNREQS; encoded by the exons ATGAATCTGCGTTCTATATTCACAGAGGAACAGCAACGAGTATTACAGCGTTATTATGACAGTGGAATGACAAATCAAAGTAAAAATTGCTTTGGATTAATAATACAGTGTGCACGTGAAACGGGGTTAGATTTTAATGTAGTCAGG ACTTGGATTGGCAATAAAAGAAGGAAATTGAATTCTACAAAATACAGTTTAGAAGATCCACCCTCCACACAAGGACCAGCAAGTAACAGTACAATGGGAAAGTCTGAGACACCAGTGAAAAATACGAGCCTTGCCTCTCCATCCCAGAGCCAGCAAACTGTTTTAACATCGCCATGTAGAAATGTAATGGTAACTGGTGTGTTTACTTCTACGCATTCTGCTAGTGGGCAAGTATTATCTCAACAAAAGGATGGCCACAGGTGTGACATTCCTAAGGGTCTTGTGCATAGACCAATAGGGAGAACTATAACTGAAATGGAATTGCAACAGCATGGCACAAGTCAAAGGCAGTCTGTTTCTAAAAACTCTGCAATTTCAATTTGTGACAAAATTACTCCTGGATCTAGATCATTAAATGTTCATAGCCCCACCAGCACTGTATATTCTTGCAGTACAAAAAACTACAGTCCTGCTTATATTCAGACTGAAGTAAATAGAGTACAATCAGCAGCAACTAAATCAGTTGGTGGGTGGCCAAAACAACAGTTTAATTCAACCATTGCAGAACTATCTCAGTGCCCACGGAAGCTCACTTGTGACCCCTCTTTCTCAAGAAGTACATCCAGTTGTTCATCTGATTCCAAGGTTAACCGAAGCACAGGAGACTCTGCTGTCAGCTCTCTCCAGATCCGTGATGTATACTCATTGGCAGGCAGTGAACAGTGCCCAAAGAACAGGGGGGATCATTCGTTTAGGAACTTGCGTCAGATGGAAAGTGGATGCTTTTCCATTGCCATGGAAACTGGAGATGTTGATGAGTATGCAAGGGAAGAGGAGCTTGCATCAATGAGTTCAGAGCTGAAGAATCATCCAAGAGTTTCTGAAGCCAATACCCCAAAAGAAATGGAGTGCTCAAATACTTCTCTGGCAATACAAGCAAGGAACATGAGCACTGGTTCGTCACAGGTCAGTGCACGTGATATATCTGGAAGTGTGTTCTATCATAGTGGAGAATTCCGAGCACCTGGAGCAAAACTGACCTTGTATAGTAATGCTGCTTCATCAGAGGATTCATTTAACCTCCGCCTTCCATCATCTAGCAACCAAAGGTTAACTCCAAACCAGAGCAACTATCAG GTGTCTGGCTCCGTTCTGTTGCCTTGTATAACCGGAAGCTCAAGGAAAAGAACA CTCCAGGATCGTACCCAGTTTAGTGAGAGTGATCTGGCCGTTCTGAAAAAATATTGGGATGTGGGTATGACCAGCCTGGGTtcaatatgcagagaaaaaatagAAGCGGTCGCCATGGAATCAAATGTCGACTGTGAGATTGTCAAG ACATGGATAGGAAATCGGAGAAGGAAATACCGCCAGTTAGGAATTGAGCTACCTCCTGCTCGTGGTGGACCAGCAGACTTTTCCAAGCTACCTGAATCTAGTTCACCCTCGTTGCTTGCAATCAAAGCTGAAACCTCTAAAGTTCCTGAAAATTCAGAGGATAATGAGAAGAGCAAAGAAGATGTTAATTTCTCTGAAG GTGCCCCAAGTGAATCAGAGCAACGAGAGGATGAGGACGAAGAAGTCGAAGAGGAGGACGATGCAGCAGAAGAGAATGGGGATGGAGAAAGTGTTAGCGATGGatcatgcagtattccaacattAGAAAAAgtg AAATTAGAAGTACTTGATGACGATGCAGTTGAAATGAGCAGTTGTGACCGTGTAACACCTGATGGTGAGCAGCTCCAGAAACAACTAACTCTTAGG